The following is a genomic window from Hemitrygon akajei chromosome 6, sHemAka1.3, whole genome shotgun sequence.
GATTTGATGAATTCTGCACTGTCTTTCCTTTATTACCCCATATTATATTCAAATCCTGCTATTATTCTTTTGGATTATTTTTTAAAGACAATTTTATCACCAAGGCTAGGCTGGATGGCTTGTCATTTTCAGATTCACCCTTCTATTTTTGAACACAAGTTTATCATTTTCAATTCCTCCTTGGTCATCAAAAACCCTTGGAGATAAACATAACGTAACTTAGTCAAGGGAGACAGAGTTAAGAGGCTGTTTTACAGTCTGACAGTGACTTACTTAACTCTGCAAATTCCTGCCAGGTAGAATATGCTATATTTAACTTTCTCATATTGGATAAGGTTAGAATAACATTGTGCCATTGAAATTAAAAGCACAATGTTAGGCTTTGAATTAGAATGTAGgtattttaaattaaaatttaattaaaaCAGACTGTCTTAAATTAATGACATAAAGAATGATCCTGTTTTAATCAATATCCACTTTTATGTCTCTATTAGATATCACTTTCTAATGGAAATGGAGGTGCCTATGCAAATTATACCTGAATATTTCAAGAACTCAGAAGCGAGGCCAACAGTAAATGTCCAAACAGAAGCCAAGATTTCAACAGAAAAGGCTTTTGAGTCCCAGGCTGTTCTGCCTGTCCGTGGTGTAATGTGGCAAATGACTCCTCCTCAGACCAAGCCACAGGGAGCTCTGTCTTTAGAAACATTGCCCTTGGACAAGAAGACTTTAGAAGATAAGTTCCTGGAGAAAATGCCTTTAGATGTCAGCCTCCCAAAAGCCAAGTTCTATGACTATATGCAAATGGAAACAAAATCTTTAGAAGATCACATGTTGAAGTTACAAAATCTCTGCCGCATTTGTGGAGTTTCCTTTAATATGAACAGTTATGACATGAAATACCCAGTCAATGGCCCTGTTGATCATGTCACACAAGAGGTTCTTAAGAAAATGGGATATGGAAACAGTTTTTGGCCAGAACTCATCCACAATACATTTAATATAGATGTCATGACAGATTCAGAGGCCAGACATCCCACCCACTTCTGCCATAGTTGTTGGCAGATTGTCATTCAGACAATCAACAATCCAACTAATGAAGATGCATTCTTTCCCGTAAGCACAATTGTTCAGTGGAAACCACACTCCAGTTTTTGCAATGTTTGCAACTCTGCAAGTGGAACACGTAAACGCAAAGTTCTCAAACTGAGTGCGCCAGGCACCAAGAAGCCTAAGGTATCAGTTGATATGCCTATCAAAGCAAGAATCATTAaaagaaaagataaaataaattcaACAAGTATCTTATTGGCTAAAAAGATTGTGAGCTGCAAGAAGATCCATCTAAGTTCAAAAGTCCTTCTGCATGATTATCCCAATAGCTTCATTCAGTCAGTGTCATGCCAGGTTTGTGAACACTTGCTAGTTGACCCTGTGCAGTCACCGTGCAAGCATCTCTTCTGCAGAACGTGCATTCTCAAATGCACTACAGTACTTGGAAAATTTTGTCCAGTTTGTAGGTTTCCATGTGATCCTGCAGAGTTTAAAAGCCCAGTGAAATCATTCATTAGTGTTCTCAATTCATTAGTTCTAAAATGTCCTGTGGAAGACTGTGAAAAAGAGGTAAGATTTGGTGAATATCCCAAACACACCCAGTGTCACAAAAAAACAAGAATGTCACAGGCCTACTCTCCAATAAACAAAGGTGGCCGGCCCAGGCAACATTTGCTCTCTCTAACTCGCAGGGCTCAAAAACATCGTCTGCGTGATCTCAAACTTCAGGTTAAGGCATTTGCGGAAAAGGAGGAAGGTGGTGATGTGAAGTCAGTATGCCTTACTCTGTTGTTGCTGGCATTGAGAGCTGGAAATGAACACAAGCAAGCAGATGAACTGGAAGCTCTCATGCAAGGTCATGGATCAGGGCTGAAGTCAGGTGTCTGCCTTGCCATTAGGATTAGTACGTTCCTGAGTTGCAGTCAGTATCATAAAATGTATAGGACGGTCAAAGCAGCAACTGGGAAGCAGGTCTTCCAACCACTGCATGCACTCCGGAATACCGAGAAAACATTGTTGCCAGGTTACTATTCATTTGAATGGGAGCCTCCTCTCGCAAATGTCTCTACCAACACTGAAGTGGGAATAATAGATGGTACATGTGGCTGGTTGCAATGCGTTGACGACTACCCATTGGAAACAATTTCGAGAAGGTTTAGGTACGATGTGGCGATTGTTTCAGCACTGAAGGATCTTGAGGATCATATTTTGGAAGGTTTAAAACTCAAAAATATAGATGAGTATGTGGGTGGACCTTTTACTGTAGTAATCAAAGAATCTTGTGATGGAATGGGAGATGTTAGTGAAAAACATGGATGTGGCCCCTCAGTTCCGGAAAAGGCAGTGAGGTATTCATTTACAATCATGAGTATAAGTGTGGCAAATGAAAATAATGAGAAGGTGAAAATATTTGAAGAGCTCAAGCCAAATTCTGAATTGTGCTGCAAGCCTCTTTGCTTGATGCTGGCGGACGAATCTGACCATGAAACTTTGACGGCAATATTGGGTCCGCTAATCACGGAAAGGGAAGCAATGAAAAACAGTGACTTAATCCTCGAAATTGCAGATATACCTCGATCCTTCCAGATTGTCTTCAGAGGCACAGGATATGATGAGAAACTGGTTCGTGAAGTCGAAGGCCTTGAAGCTTCAGGCTCTATGTATGTGTGTACGCTATGTGATTGCACTCGAAGTGAAGCTTCGCAAAATCTGATCTTTCACTCTATAACACGGAGCCATGAAGAGAACTTGGAGCGCTATGAAATTTGGCGCACAAATCCATATCATGAGACGGCGGAACAGTTACGCGACAGAGTGAAAGGGGTTTCAGCAAAAGCATTCATTGAAACATTGCCCTCCATCGATGCTTTGCATTGTGACATTGGGAATGCAA
Proteins encoded in this region:
- the rag1 gene encoding V(D)J recombination-activating protein 1, with the translated sequence MEMEVPMQIIPEYFKNSEARPTVNVQTEAKISTEKAFESQAVLPVRGVMWQMTPPQTKPQGALSLETLPLDKKTLEDKFLEKMPLDVSLPKAKFYDYMQMETKSLEDHMLKLQNLCRICGVSFNMNSYDMKYPVNGPVDHVTQEVLKKMGYGNSFWPELIHNTFNIDVMTDSEARHPTHFCHSCWQIVIQTINNPTNEDAFFPVSTIVQWKPHSSFCNVCNSASGTRKRKVLKLSAPGTKKPKVSVDMPIKARIIKRKDKINSTSILLAKKIVSCKKIHLSSKVLLHDYPNSFIQSVSCQVCEHLLVDPVQSPCKHLFCRTCILKCTTVLGKFCPVCRFPCDPAEFKSPVKSFISVLNSLVLKCPVEDCEKEVRFGEYPKHTQCHKKTRMSQAYSPINKGGRPRQHLLSLTRRAQKHRLRDLKLQVKAFAEKEEGGDVKSVCLTLLLLALRAGNEHKQADELEALMQGHGSGLKSGVCLAIRISTFLSCSQYHKMYRTVKAATGKQVFQPLHALRNTEKTLLPGYYSFEWEPPLANVSTNTEVGIIDGTCGWLQCVDDYPLETISRRFRYDVAIVSALKDLEDHILEGLKLKNIDEYVGGPFTVVIKESCDGMGDVSEKHGCGPSVPEKAVRYSFTIMSISVANENNEKVKIFEELKPNSELCCKPLCLMLADESDHETLTAILGPLITEREAMKNSDLILEIADIPRSFQIVFRGTGYDEKLVREVEGLEASGSMYVCTLCDCTRSEASQNLIFHSITRSHEENLERYEIWRTNPYHETAEQLRDRVKGVSAKAFIETLPSIDALHCDIGNATEFYKLFQDEIGEMHKHPNSSKEEKKRRQALLDKHLRKKMNLKPVMRMNGNFARKLMTNETVEAVCELIPSEERREILRELMHLYTLMKPVWRSTFPLRECPELLCQYSFNSQRFAELLHTEFKYRYDGKITNYLHKTLAHVPEIIERDGSIGAWASEGNESGNKLFRRFRKMNARQSKSYELEDILKHHWLYTSKYLQRFMDVNNELQNEANSFVPDELITQHDPINSIDDDSLYF